Proteins from one Gimesia maris genomic window:
- a CDS encoding ABC transporter ATP-binding protein: MNHPINSQPVIDIQNVSHSFKGHRALQGISFQVQPQSLHGFVGPNGAGKTTTLKIICTLLRPQGGKVEVFGHDVRSSVKEIRKRIGFMPDHFSTYRQMTVFEYLDFFGAAYGLGLEQRNQVINDVLTLTDMDGRKDSLISGLSRGMQQRVSLARVLVNDPDLLLLDEPASGLDPRARIELMEILQELKRMGKTIFISSHILSELAELCDSVTIIDRGLVKYSGTMDGLLTHEQEHPIYKVMLESEVAGLSDSLLAEPGIMKVEPTEKLHEFRITFDASLTNTGILLSKIIELNGTIHSFQRDKKHLNQAFLDLTEQGVR, encoded by the coding sequence ATGAATCATCCGATCAATAGTCAACCAGTCATCGATATTCAGAATGTGTCTCATTCCTTCAAAGGACATCGCGCATTGCAGGGGATCAGTTTCCAGGTCCAGCCTCAATCGCTGCATGGATTTGTGGGTCCGAACGGGGCAGGTAAAACCACCACGCTGAAAATCATCTGTACGCTACTGCGTCCCCAGGGCGGTAAAGTTGAAGTCTTCGGACATGATGTACGATCGTCTGTGAAAGAGATCCGAAAACGAATCGGATTCATGCCCGATCATTTCAGTACTTATCGTCAGATGACCGTATTTGAGTATCTCGACTTTTTTGGGGCTGCTTATGGTCTGGGACTCGAACAGCGGAACCAGGTGATCAATGATGTTTTGACATTGACTGATATGGACGGCCGTAAAGATTCCCTCATCAGTGGATTGTCGCGGGGGATGCAGCAGCGCGTCAGCCTGGCGCGTGTGCTGGTCAACGACCCTGATCTGCTCTTACTGGATGAGCCGGCTTCCGGCCTGGACCCCCGTGCACGAATTGAACTGATGGAAATCCTGCAGGAACTGAAACGTATGGGGAAAACTATTTTCATCAGTTCGCATATTCTGAGTGAACTGGCAGAATTGTGTGACAGTGTGACAATTATTGATCGGGGACTGGTCAAGTACAGTGGTACGATGGACGGACTGCTGACACACGAACAGGAACATCCGATCTACAAAGTCATGCTGGAATCAGAAGTGGCAGGACTGAGCGATTCGCTGTTAGCCGAACCTGGAATTATGAAAGTAGAACCAACAGAAAAACTGCATGAATTTCGCATCACGTTCGATGCTTCGCTCACAAATACAGGAATACTGTTATCAAAAATCATCGAGCTAAACGGAACCATTCATTCGTTCCAGCGTGACAAGAAACACCTGAACCAGGCATTCCTGGACCTGACAGAGCAGGGAGTGCGTTAA